The sequence AAAATTTAGGACCACCAGGTTTTGGAGCCTGTACCTGAGATAAGGCCATTCTGAGTATCAGACCGCTCGAAAAGGGAGGAAAACTTGgcaatatcttcttgattcAACGGTGGAACTCTGGTAGGACCAAGCGCTGGGGGAGGACTGCCTGCTGATGCGGGTGGAGGTGGCTCTGTGGTGATGCCAGTGAATTTTGGCAGCGGGCCGGCTGTCGAATTCCAGCGAGATAAGAGTCAGCTGTCGAGGTAGGCAATATAACGGGAAGACACACTCACGCTGATACGCCAATTCTTCTGTCGGAGCACGACCTGCTTGAGCATGGCCGATCAGTCTCAAGACGATGCCGAATCCAGACGGCGTTAAAAGGCCGCGGTTCTGTTTATCTGCAATTTGCCATATCTATTATGATATAGAACTCAACTGTTAAAGCGAATTCGAGACTTATTCCCATGCGCCCCAATCCGTTGTAAAAGGGGCGGCGGGGCGTCTTACCAAACCCAACGTTTCCGCAGGCAGATTGGTCTTCTCAAAGAATGAGACTGCGACTTCGCCGGTAACAACGCCCAGATTTGTTTTATCCGCGGTTTGAAATAGTTGATAAAATACTCGCTTCTCCTCCGGTGTCAAATTCAGGTTTGGATGTAGTCCTGCAGCTTGCACCCCAGAAACATCATGGGTTAGTCCATGCGGGCGTGAAGTTTCAAGAATCTAAAGACAGTTCAAGCCCGGGAGAAATAGATAAGAGCCTCACCTTCCGCCATGGCTCTAGGATCCCTCCTGGGATATAAATCCCGTTAATTCCCCCTTGCTCAGCGACAGGTACGGTTCGATTGCAATGTAGGTCGTAACCGCAAGATGGCAAGTACTAACACAGAGAAGAAAGCTTTACAGAGCAGAAAAAGTAGCACAGATCTAATATGCAAAGGCTAGAAATCAACGAAAAAAGAGGCCTGCCTTATATCGCGCGACTGCAGTCGTCGTCGGAGAATGTCGAATGTCGCTGGCTTGCGGGATGGCCAGGGGAGGTAACTAGCGATTGGGCTGGCTTTCGTAACAAACTGGGGAAATCTCAAGCTCAATTGTGGCTGCGTCCAATCAGAGGGCGATGCTGGCGCACAGCCAATCAATTAAGCTGTGGCTCACCGCCAAGGATGACTTATGTAATTCCTGCGACGTCATCCGCTCAGAGCAAGCCGGCAAGTGGAATTGATTGCaccctactccgtacacagtACCAGCAAACAGAGAATGCAGAGTACCCGGGGGGGGTTTTCCCATGCAAATACATCTGTGATTTCTGCAGGAGAGGCAAACAATACAGGAATTCGAGAGGTGGTTATATCTGTCACTGCTGCTGGAAGCTCAAAATGAAAGAATATAAGGAATTGGAATAAAGCCACTTCACATCCATCGAAAGAAGAAATACTGACTGGGCCAGATTAAGTTATTGTATTAATTAAAAGGAGTGGTATGATATTGTCCATGAATGCATCAGAAATGCAGGATGAAGAGACTCGGAGATAATGGGATATAAGAGAAAATATTTTCCGATGTTTTAGTATTCCTCTTCAGGCTCATCCTCCACAGAATCCCTTGCAACTTCGTCATAGTCGCGCTCAAGAGCAGCAAGATCCTCACGAGCTTCGGAGAATTCACCTTCCTCCATACCTTCGCCCACATACCAATGGACAAAGGCACGCTTGGAGAACATAAGGTCGAATTTGTGGGACAGGGCGGACCATGCTTCGCCGATGGCGGTAGTGTTTGACAACATGCAGCTTTTTCAGACGTCAGCAGGGCATCCCTCCACTTGACTGGGGATTTACTTACACTGCACGATCAACCTTGGCAAGATCTCCATTGGGAACTCTTTGTGGTGGCTCGTAGCAGATACCGATCTTGAAGCCAGTTGGGCACCAGTCGACAAATTGGATAGTGCGCTTGGTCTTCAAAGTGGCCACGGATGCATGCACATCTTTGGGAACTACATCACCACGATAAAGCAGACATGTGGCCATGTACTTACCGCTACGGGGATCACATTTGACCATTTGACTGCTGGGTTCAAAGCAGGCCATGGTAATCTCCTGAACCGAGTTGGCTTCGTGCGCTGCCTTAGCCGCGGAAACAACTGGTGCGTATGAAACCAGAGGGAAGTGGATACGAGGATATGGCACAAGGTTGGTTTGGAATTCGGCCAGGTCAACGTTCAATGAGCCGTCAAAACGGAGGGACGCAGTAACCGAAGACACCACTAAATTTAATCTGTGTTGGTAAAGCCAGTTCACAACCAAAATCTTGAAGATGGCGCCTCATGCTTGAAATTCACGCACCTTGTGCAATCAAACGGTTCAAATTCTCATAGCTTGGACGTTCGATACCCAAACTCCGGCGGCAAATATCGTAAATGGCATCATTGTCAACCATAAAACTGCAGTCGGAATTTTCCAAGGTCGTGTGGGTGGTAAGAATAGAGTTGTAGGGCTCGACGATGGCGGTGGCATTTTGGGGAGCGGGATAGACACAGAATTCAAGTTTAGTCTTCTTTCCGTAGTCCACAGCCAATCTTTCCATCAAGAGGGCGCCGAATCCGGATCCAGTTCCACCACCGAAGGAATGGAAGACCAGGAAGCCTTGTAAACCACTGCAGTTATCGGCAACGCGTCTCACTTTGTCCATGACCTGGTCTATCATCTCTTTTCCAACGGTGTAATGGCCACGAGCATAGTTGTTCGAGGCATCTTCCTTTCCAGTGATCATCTGCTCCGGGTGGAAAAGACTACGGTAGGGCCCAGTGCGGACTTCGTCGACGACATTTGGTTCGAGGTCGCAGTAGATTGTTCGCGGGACGTATTTACCCTGTCCTAAATCCATAACGAAGCAAGTTAGCACCATAGGAAAAATCGGGGCCTATTTACACACCTGTTTCAGAGAAGAAAGTCTCGAAGCCGTGATCACGATCACCAGCTTTCCGTTCTTCGTTCAGATATCCATCCGCCTACCCGGAAATTCATGTTAGTACTCTATAAGGACTTATTATATCGTAGAACAAGAAATAGACGCTGAGTTACTCACCTGAATGCCATGTTCAAGACAATACAACTATATCACGCACCACAAAATGTTAGGATTGATAGATTCCACCTTCTGCGAGTGCTTCATGAAAGTGTTAGGAAGAAACATACCTCCCAGCAAGAATTTGCCATCTGACAGCCAGCTTGGCCAACTATATACCAGTTTCGCGTCAGCAACGAACCCCCCAGGATTCATAGCTCAAGAGCTAATATGGTGGCAGGGTAATAGAGCACAGACCGTTCAAACTGATAACTTCTCTCATGATGGGCAAACAACAAAACTCTGAGCAATTATCTGTTCACAGATCACTCCAAAACAATAAGCCACCAACTTAAGGAGTATGTCAAAAGATGAAGGTGACTCTGGTGTGAATAAATGAGAAAGTTGTTTTTTTTGGAGGTTCgtagaaaaagaaagcctGAGGTCACGGAGAAATATTTCGGCCCAACCAAAACACCCTAACCAAGCACTATGCACCTTGTTCCCACCAAGTAGCAAGTAAGTTCAACTTAGTAGTAACGGAAACCAGCGTCTTTTATACTCTCTTGTAGATAGAGACACTAAAGTTTTCCAAAAGTAACTGGTAACTATAGCAGCCCAACAATTGTTGCCAAAACCAAAACAACAGCTATAATCTGTGTAGCTATGCCCTGGTGTAGTTCTTCCCAAGCCGTTGTTTACTTTTCCCTCCTTTTGTAAGGTATTGTTGATTTTTCAATTTATGAGCCAATCATCTTCCGCCAACGTGCAATTTGGAGCGAGCCATGCCCTCTGATTTGCTGGTTCGCGTTCTGATTTCCGTAACGTAACTTTTAACCACAGATGACTAAACACTCTCCGAACCTTCCAACACATCATCTCGGCACGGGATGATTCGAGATATCAGGGGGATGTGCCGTCATAAAGGTAGTTTTGGTTTGAGATTTGATCATCTGCATTCTGTGAATCTTTGGAGGACCGCAATTTGTTCGGTATGTCTACATACTCATCGTTAAAAGCTGTATATTCCTTCTTGCTTCTGGAGGCATGCTCCCAAGAGTGCAATCATTCGTATATTTTGATGATACCCATTTACCCGAGTTCTTATAACACGGGGAACACATGTGCTGCATACAATGGCTAATGTATATTCTGAAGTTAAACGGGACTCTATAAGGTGCCTAGGCCTATGGTTTGACGAGGGTCCTGCGGGCATACATTCTGGGATAGCATGTGCACGGTCAATTTGAGAACTCAGGCCATGCTGGCTGTTCTATTCCTCCTATCTCTCCTTGTACAATTGGTGTTGGCAAACGTTGAGAAGACAATTTTTATCGCACCCCAACCAGACTCCGCTGAGCTGCCATCATCATTATACAATGAGGAATTCTCCGGATTAGACGCACTCTCTCCATCTATACCGTCGATTAGGAGACATCTCAACGCTTCTTTTCCATCCGAAACCGCTCCCATGGGAGCGAAATCCTGGGTTCATCTCCTTAACTTGAATCCTGGGCAACGATATGAAGTCCGCATATGCTGGCTTGCAACCGTAAGTGCTCAATTCCTCCAATTTATAGATATGTCTATTACCTTAAAggctcatcatcagctccaGCAACCGACATCTTTCCATCTCAGGACATTCGCAGTATCTGATGTCCTCGATTTCCCTTCCTTGTCATCTTCTTTAACAGATTATTCCGCTGTCAAGCTCGCCGAACATTCTCCACCCTCAAGATTGTCATCTGCATCGCCAAGTACATCATCATTGTTGCTTGTCATTGATGCTGCGGCAGACTATTTCACACTTAATGAGACACTTATGGATCACGTTCCGCCCGTCGTTGTGGATATTATCCTTGACCCATATCTCATGAACATCTTCCCCAAATCCCTAGTGCCCACCGCCCTGTATGTTGCCTTGGCGACAGTTGTTGCTTGGTGGGCATTCCGCTTCGTTCAATCCTGCGTGAGCGGAATTGTTAACAGCGCGAATATGGAGACGAAtacagagaagaaatcaaagtAATAACCCACCATGATTCTCATGGATGGACACTCATCCATTTTGCAACTACAAAATATCCTTAATATATTGGTTACAGACCAATATTTCCAGCTCTGAAGACACAAACTAGCATCGaactctgaatatatggACTAAAAATCTGCTATTGTTGCAAAAGTTCCATTTGATATTCAACATAGATATCCATTCAATGCCCCCAAGTAAATGCCATCCTGTCTTTAAATGCCCcaattttttatttttttcgCTAGACCGACACACGCCATTTTGCACCGTGAAAGGCCCAGTAGAGGAATAAGTGAgaccgaaaaaaaaaaaaggaaggccCAACCAAGGCCAGTCGCAACAGAAATCTCAGTAGTCCCTAAGCACGGCAACTAATTCATCCAACCTAGCCACTTCGCCCAAGAGCAACTTCTCCGTATCCCTCCATTCCTTTAGAGTTTGTAGCTCCGCTGCGGACAGGTAGCGGTCCTCATTTCCCTTGACATCGGACCGTTCTGTCTTTTGAAGGAGAAATTTCAACTTTTCTCGTTCAACACGTATTCGTTGAAGGCATCGAGACATGCTCTTATACGTATCCTCAATTACCATGAAACGAACTCGGTCAGGATCGTAGAACCAAAGATACATTGTACGGGACGGCTGGCGCTG is a genomic window of Coccidioides posadasii str. Silveira chromosome 3, complete sequence containing:
- a CDS encoding uncharacterized protein (SECRETED:SignalP(1-27)~EggNog:ENOG410PQZA~COG:S~TransMembrane:1 (n12-22c27/28o201-219i)~BUSCO:12996at33183), with the protein product MCTVNLRTQAMLAVLFLLSLLVQLVLANVEKTIFIAPQPDSAELPSSLYNEEFSGLDALSPSIPSIRRHLNASFPSETAPMGAKSWVHLLNLNPGQRYEVRICWLATQPTSFHLRTFAVSDVLDFPSLSSSLTDYSAVKLAEHSPPSRLSSASPSTSSLLLVIDAAADYFTLNETLMDHVPPVVVDIILDPYLMNIFPKSLVPTALYVALATVVAWWAFRFVQSCVSGIVNSANMETNTEKKSK
- the TUB1 gene encoding alpha-tubulin (EggNog:ENOG410PFTH~COG:Z), which translates into the protein MREVISLNVGQAGCQMANSCWELYCLEHGIQADGYLNEERKAGDRDHGFETFFSETGQGKYVPRTIYCDLEPNVVDEVRTGPYRSLFHPEQMITGKEDASNNYARGHYTVGKEMIDQVMDKVRRVADNCSGLQGFLVFHSFGGGTGSGFGALLMERLAVDYGKKTKLEFCVYPAPQNATAIVEPYNSILTTHTTLENSDCSFMVDNDAIYDICRRSLGIERPSYENLNRLIAQVVSSVTASLRFDGSLNVDLAEFQTNLVPYPRIHFPLVSYAPVVSAAKAAHEANSVQEITMACFEPSSQMVKCDPRSGKYMATCLLYRGDVVPKDVHASVATLKTKRTIQFVDWCPTGFKIGICYEPPQRVPNGDLAKVDRAVCMLSNTTAIGEAWSALSHKFDLMFSKRAFVHWYVGEGMEEGEFSEAREDLAALERDYDEVARDSVEDEPEEEY